In Malus sylvestris chromosome 15, drMalSylv7.2, whole genome shotgun sequence, a single genomic region encodes these proteins:
- the LOC126604890 gene encoding uncharacterized protein LOC126604890: MKNHPKLLFNKNGLNFNHKDTKLLSQTLQKLKHTGSTKSPNRITINIPKLPLTEPNPGPLAKVAVTKIHHPSNAINVHRRRSNGGRSRGGRGGLPLLGHFSLRKAAEEEIRTLWRIDGRREGFEFAVCCGSLSVKLFVHSVLTDVSRFHLKERQAPFGECVSFRCQCAVVVVELGFAEETTRFSVRGEGKSEEEVTDNEQAENWFSFDFHPAHMWWVLFTSKLSFHCHSSFSVV; this comes from the exons atgaaaaaccaccctaaactattatttaataaaaatggcttaaattttaatcataaggacacAAAACTTTTATCTCAGACCCTACAAAAACTAAAACACACGGGCTCAACAAAAAGCCCAAACCGCATAACAATTAATATTCCAAAATTGCCCCTAACGGAGCCTAACCCAGGCCCGTTAGCCAAAGTTGCAGTTACTAAAATTCATCATCCCTCCAACGCCATTAATGTTCACCGCCGGAGAAGCAACGGCGGCAGAAGCCGTGGAGGAAGAGGAGGCCTTCCGCTTCTTGGTCACTTCTCCCTCAGGAAAGCAGCGGAAGAAGAAATTAGGACCCTCTGGAGGATCGATGGCAGGAGAGAAGGATTCGAATTTGCAGTATGTTGTGGATCTCTCTCAGTCAAGCTATTTGTTCACTCCGTTCTCACCGACGTTTCCCGCTTCCACTTGAAAGAAAGGCAGGCCCCTTTTGGTGAGTGTGTCTCTTTCAGATGCCAATGTGCAGTGGTTGTGGTGGAATTGGGGTTCGCGGAGGAGACGACCAGATTTTCAGTGAGAGGAGAGGG GAAAAGTGAGGAAGAAGTCACTGACAATGAGCAAGCTGAAAACTGGTTCTCTTTTGACTTCCACCCAGCGCATATGTGGTGGGTACTTTTCACATCTAAACTTTCATTCCATTGCCATTCCTCTTTTTCCGTTGTTTAA
- the LOC126604072 gene encoding uncharacterized protein LOC126604072 gives MAHLKTNSPLSRRIVRSFLDFLNSVEPASGVDNESIEVARECLHEAFNLNTSVADDGIEPLSLVDLFSSPELNKLREKKPDHVHRSNSVDAPGSSAAPGADNANLSKGKDLTSNHHDLGESKDALFGQFFSALFERSLFFKTLPDGSDDPVRLEKATKIFHEALAEMERSGCMELSPKNLAETLKSQGNRGMQSKLYPKAIELYDCAIALCESNAIYYCNRAAAYTQMHKYTEAIEDCLKSIEIDPNYSKAYSRLGLAYYAQGNYHDAIEKGFKKVLQLDPNNEAVKENIRVADQKLKDEQRRVESGQNTSSFSSSNGSEHPNQSTEGSRNHAAPPPFGSMPFNTGALPAEFASMFMNMAANAYQGQHSQDSQGNDSGTDGSDEPGVRIGGNVNLNFGEQMPEELSGALRSVMEMFSGAAASHGNSQDTRSERPRPS, from the exons ATGGCTCACTTGAAGACCAATTCTCCTCTCTCTCGTCGCATCGTCCGCTCCTTCTTGGATTTCCTCAATtccg TTGAACCAGCTTCTGGTGTTGATAATGAAAGCATTGAGGTTGCAAGGGAATGCTTGCATGAGGCTTTTAATCTTAATACATCTGTTGCTGATGATGGGATTGAACCCCTGTCGTTGGTTGATCTTTTTAGTTCACCGGAGTTGAACAAGCTTCGGGAGAAGAAACCTGATCACGTTCATCGATCAAACTCAGTTGATGCTCCTGGTTCATCGGCTGCACCGGGGGCTGATAATGCCAATCTTTCGAAG GGTAAGGATTTGACAAGCAATCACCATGATCTAG GGGAGTCTAAAGACGCACTGTTTGGGCAATTCTTTTCTGCACTCTTTGAGAGAAGCCTCTTTTTTAAGACCCTGCCTGATGGTAGTGATGACCCGGTGAGATTAGAGAAAGCGACTAAAATATTCCACGAGGCTTTAGCt GAGATGGAAAGATCTGGATGCATGGAATTAAGTCCTAAAAACCTGGCAGAGACCTTGAAATCACAAG gtAATAGGGGCATGCAATCAAAGCTGTACCCCAAGGCAATTGAGTTGTATGATTGTGCCATTGCCCTTTGTGAAAGTAATGCCATTTACTACTGTAACAG GGCAGCTGCTTACACTCAGATGCACAAATATACTGAAGCAATCGAAGATTGCCTTAAGTCAATTGAAATCGACCCAAATTACAGCAAGGCATATAGTCGTCTGGGATTAGCTTACTATGCACAGGGGAACTACCATGACGCTATAGAGAAAGGGTTTAAGAAAG TGTTGCAATTGGATCCGAACAATGAAGCTGTCAAAGAAAACATTCGG GTGGCTGATCAGAAACTGAAAGATGAACAACGACGAGTGGAATCTGGTCAG AACACCAGTTCGTTTAGTAGTAGTAATGGTTCAGAACACCCCAACCAGTCTACCGAAGGGTCAAGAAACCATGCTGCACCGCCTCCATTTGGTTCTATGCCCTTCAATACAGGTGCCCTTCCTGCTGAATTTGCCAGTATGTTCATGAACATGGCTGCAAATGCATACCAAGGACAACATTCTCAAGATAGCCAAGGAAATGATAGCGGCACCGACGGATCTGATGAACCGGGAGTAAGGATTGGGGGTAACGTCAACTTGAATTTCGGAGAACAAATGCCTGAGGAACTATCCGGAGCTTTGAGATCGGTGATGGAAATGTTTTCAGGAGCAGCAGCATCCCATGGAAATTCACAAGATACTAGGAGTGAAAGACCAAGACCGAGCTAA